A DNA window from Coffea arabica cultivar ET-39 chromosome 6c, Coffea Arabica ET-39 HiFi, whole genome shotgun sequence contains the following coding sequences:
- the LOC113692642 gene encoding uncharacterized protein isoform X2 has protein sequence MAAGVTRKISAASARAHTRKSKQKSSVPVLPSGIFKKILVVFFIGFLAWAYQATRPPPPKPLGSPDGAPVTAPRIKLRDGRHLAYKEHGVSKDKAKYKIVFVHGFHCCRHDVAIMATLSQDLIESLGIYIVSFDRPGYGESDPNPNRTLQSMASDLEELADQLELGSKFYVVGFSMGGQALWPSIKYIPHRLAGAALLAPVVNYWWPGFPANLSNEAYNQQLPQDQWALRVSHYAAWLTYWWNTQKLFPPAAAVAQNPAVLSRQDLELMGHNTLRRDYEAQIKQQGEYESLHRDLIIGFGKWEFDPMDLENPFPNNEGSVHIWQGDEDLLVPASLQKYIAKRLPWIHYHELAGAGHMFPLAEGMGDNIVKALVSGKSAR, from the exons ATGGCAGCAGGAGTAACTAGGAAAATCTCTGCAGCCTCTGCTAGGGCCCACACCAGGAAATCCAAGCAGAAGTCTTCCGTCCCCGTTCTTCCTTCAG GGATATTTAAGAAGATCCTTGTGGTTTTCTTCATCGGCTTCTTGGCATGGGCTTATCAAGCTACTCGACCTCCTCCTCCCAAACCATTAGGCTCTCCTGATGGTGCCCCTGTTACAGCACCTAGGATAAAACTTAGGGATGGAAGGCATTTAGCCTACAAAGAGCATGGAGTTTCAAAGGATAAAGCAAAGTATAAGATAGTATTTGTCCACGGATTTCATTGTTGCAGACATGACGTTGCCATTATGGCTACCCTCTCCCAG GATCTTATCGAAAGCTTAGGCATCTATATAGTGTCATTCGATAGACCTGGTTATGGAGAAAGTGATCCAAATCCTAACAGAACACTACAGAGCATGGCTTCTGATTTAGAGGAGCTTGCTGATCAGTTGGAACTAGGATCCAAATTCTATGTTGTTGGATTTTCAATGGGTGGACAGGCACTCTGGCCATCCATCAAGTATATTCCTCACAG ATTGGCAGGAGCGGCTCTCTTAGCACCAGTTGTCAACTATTGGTGGCCTGGTTTTCCTGCTAACTTGTCGAACGAAGCATACAACCAACAGCTTCCACAAGACCAATGGGCTCTTCGTGTTTCTCACTATGCAGCATGGCTTACCTACTGGTGGAATACTCAAAAATTGTTTCCTCCTGCTGCTGCTGTGGCTCAGAATCCTGCTGTTTTATCACGTCAAGACCTTGAATTGATGGGCCACAATACTCTAAGACGTGATTACGAG GCTCAGATAAAACAGCAAGGAGAATACGAGTCTCTTCACCGTGACCTGATAATTGGTTTTGGAAAGTGGGAATTTGATCCGATGGATCTGGAGAATCCCTTCCCAAATAATGAAGGTTCTGTTCACATATGGCAAGGAGATGAGGATCTGCTAGTACCTGCTTCATTACAAAAGTACATTGCCAAGCGGCTACCATGGATTCACTATCATGAACTAGCAGGTGCCGGTCACATGTTTCCATTAGCTGAAGGAATGGGAGACAATATAGTGAAGGCACTTGTGAGTGGGAAGAGTGCCAGGTAA
- the LOC113691602 gene encoding protein ABSCISIC ACID-INSENSITIVE 5 isoform X2, with protein MVVTDSEMTSHGSKVESPPLQSEQQQPKNHAFASLGSQSSIYSLTLDEFQNTVCESGKNFGSMNMDEFLNSIWTAEENQAQVTSAAMVVAAANTNPNPKQLSQLGEANDAPIDQKGIITKQLSLPRQGSLTLPGPLSRKTVEEVWTEIHQSQQEHEPPSNYTNPQNSGSSQQRQITFGEMTLEDFLVRAGVVREQTQPPPSPLPQQPQQPYGGTFYQNNDTNVMGTGFVTRPVIGGSANVVGYQPMPQTGDASAAYPGSMKRGGGYAAQPTAACFGGRMGNGGSGGGYGQVQGLGMGSPVSPVSSEGLCANQMDGANPYGMDVGGMRGSGAGGGRKRIIDGPIEKVVERRQRRMIKNRESAARSRARKQAYTVELEAELNQLKEENGHLKQALAELERKRRQQVEESKMKAQTRTQRNDDKLMRTMRRTTSSPF; from the exons atGGTTGTGACAGATTCAGAAATGACATCTCATGGTAGTAAGGTTGAGTCTCCTCCATTACAGTCAGAACAGCAGCAGCCCAAGAATCATGCATTCGCATCCCTTGGCAGTCAGTCGTCCATCTATTCGCTTACTCTGGATGAGTTTCAAAACACCGTTTGCGAGAGTGGAAAGAATTTTGGGTCGATGAATATGGACGAGTTCTTGAATAGCATCTGGACAGCTGAGGAAAATCAAGCTCAAGTCACGAGTGCGGCGATGGTAGTTGCAGCAGCAAATACCAACCCCAATCCTAAGCAATTGTCCCAGCTGGGTGAAGCCAACGATGCGCCGATAGATCAGAAGGGCATCATCACCAAGCAACTAAGCCTCCCAAGGCAAGGCTCTCTCACACTTCCGGGACCTTTATCGCGGAAAACAGTCGAGGAGGTGTGGACGGAGATTCACCAGTCTCAACAAGAACATGAGCCCCCGAGTAATTACACCAATCCGCAAAATTCGGGCTCTTCTCAGCAGCGGCAGATCACATTTGGGGAAATGACTCTGGAAGACTTTTTAGTCAGAGCAGGGGTGGTACGAGAACAGACTCAGCCACCGCCTTCGCCGTTGCCTCAGCAGCCGCAACAGCCCTACGGTGGTACTTTCTACCAAAATAACGATACCAATGTAATGGGAACTGGCTTTGTGACGAGGCCTGTCATTGGTGGCAGTGCTAACGTTGTGGGCTACCAGCCGATGCCACAAACGGGGGATGCATCTGCCGCGTATCCCGGAAGCATGAAGAGGGGCGGAGGTTATGCGGCCCAGCCAACAGCGGCCTGTTTTGGCGGCAGAATGGGAAATGGAGGGAGTGGAGGCGGATATGGGCAAGTGCAGGGATTAGGAATGGGTTCACCTGTGAGTCCGGTGTCATCCGAGGGGCTGTGTGCCAATCAGATGGATGGTGCAAACCCATACGGGATGGACGTGGGCGGAATGAGAGGCAGCGGAGCAGGCGGAGGAAGGAAACGTATCATCGACGGTCCAATAGAGAAGGTGGTGGAAAGGAGGCAGCGGAGGATGATAAAGAACAGGGAATCGGCCGCAAGGTCAAGAGCTAGAAAGCAGGCATATACCGTGGAACTGGAGGCTGAATTGAACCAGCTGAAGGAAGAGAATGGTCATCTAAAGCAGGCTTTGGCCGAgcttgagagaaaaagaaggcaaCAG GTTGAAGAGTCCAAGATGAAAGCTCAGACGAGGACGCAGCGAAACGACGATAAATTGATGAGAACCATGAGGAGGACCACCAGTTCTCCTTTCTGA
- the LOC113692642 gene encoding uncharacterized protein isoform X1: MAAGVTRKISAASARAHTRKSKQKSSVPVLPSDFSYLDAWIGIFKKILVVFFIGFLAWAYQATRPPPPKPLGSPDGAPVTAPRIKLRDGRHLAYKEHGVSKDKAKYKIVFVHGFHCCRHDVAIMATLSQDLIESLGIYIVSFDRPGYGESDPNPNRTLQSMASDLEELADQLELGSKFYVVGFSMGGQALWPSIKYIPHRLAGAALLAPVVNYWWPGFPANLSNEAYNQQLPQDQWALRVSHYAAWLTYWWNTQKLFPPAAAVAQNPAVLSRQDLELMGHNTLRRDYEAQIKQQGEYESLHRDLIIGFGKWEFDPMDLENPFPNNEGSVHIWQGDEDLLVPASLQKYIAKRLPWIHYHELAGAGHMFPLAEGMGDNIVKALVSGKSAR, encoded by the exons ATGGCAGCAGGAGTAACTAGGAAAATCTCTGCAGCCTCTGCTAGGGCCCACACCAGGAAATCCAAGCAGAAGTCTTCCGTCCCCGTTCTTCCTTCAG ATTTCAGTTATCTGGACGCATGGATTG GGATATTTAAGAAGATCCTTGTGGTTTTCTTCATCGGCTTCTTGGCATGGGCTTATCAAGCTACTCGACCTCCTCCTCCCAAACCATTAGGCTCTCCTGATGGTGCCCCTGTTACAGCACCTAGGATAAAACTTAGGGATGGAAGGCATTTAGCCTACAAAGAGCATGGAGTTTCAAAGGATAAAGCAAAGTATAAGATAGTATTTGTCCACGGATTTCATTGTTGCAGACATGACGTTGCCATTATGGCTACCCTCTCCCAG GATCTTATCGAAAGCTTAGGCATCTATATAGTGTCATTCGATAGACCTGGTTATGGAGAAAGTGATCCAAATCCTAACAGAACACTACAGAGCATGGCTTCTGATTTAGAGGAGCTTGCTGATCAGTTGGAACTAGGATCCAAATTCTATGTTGTTGGATTTTCAATGGGTGGACAGGCACTCTGGCCATCCATCAAGTATATTCCTCACAG ATTGGCAGGAGCGGCTCTCTTAGCACCAGTTGTCAACTATTGGTGGCCTGGTTTTCCTGCTAACTTGTCGAACGAAGCATACAACCAACAGCTTCCACAAGACCAATGGGCTCTTCGTGTTTCTCACTATGCAGCATGGCTTACCTACTGGTGGAATACTCAAAAATTGTTTCCTCCTGCTGCTGCTGTGGCTCAGAATCCTGCTGTTTTATCACGTCAAGACCTTGAATTGATGGGCCACAATACTCTAAGACGTGATTACGAG GCTCAGATAAAACAGCAAGGAGAATACGAGTCTCTTCACCGTGACCTGATAATTGGTTTTGGAAAGTGGGAATTTGATCCGATGGATCTGGAGAATCCCTTCCCAAATAATGAAGGTTCTGTTCACATATGGCAAGGAGATGAGGATCTGCTAGTACCTGCTTCATTACAAAAGTACATTGCCAAGCGGCTACCATGGATTCACTATCATGAACTAGCAGGTGCCGGTCACATGTTTCCATTAGCTGAAGGAATGGGAGACAATATAGTGAAGGCACTTGTGAGTGGGAAGAGTGCCAGGTAA
- the LOC113691490 gene encoding CEN-like protein 2: MARSAEPLVVGRVIGDVLEYFTPSIKMTVIYNNKQVCNGHELFPSAVVSRPRVEILGGDMRNFFTLVMTDPDVPGPSDPYLREHLHWVVTDIPGTTDVTFGRELVSYEIPRPNIGIHRFVFVLFKQKRRQTVNPPPSRDQFNTRNFATENDLGEPVAAVFFNAQRETAARRR; the protein is encoded by the exons ATGGCAAGAAGTGCGGAACCACTTGTTGTTGGCAGAGTGATAGGGGATGTCCTAGAGTATTTCACTCCCTCCATAAAAATGACTGTAATCTATAACAACAAGCAAGTTTGCAATGGCCACGAACTCTTTCCGTCGGCCGTCGTCAGCAGGCCTAGAGTTGAGATTCTTGGAGGAGATATGAGAAATTTTTTCACATTG GTCATGACCGATCCCGACGTTCCAGGCCCGAGTGATCCTTATCTGAGGGAGCACCTGCACTG GGTTGTGACAGATATTCCAGGCACAACCGATGTTACATTTG GAAGAGAATTGGTGAGCTATGAGATCCCACGGCCGAACATAGGGATCCACAGGTTTGTGTTTGTTCTCTTCAAGCAGAAACGCAGGCAGACAGTTAACCCACCTCCTTCCCGGGATCAGTTCAACACCCGAAATTTCGCAACTGAAAATGATCTGGGCGAGCCTGTTGCTGCTGTCTTCTTCAATGCCCAGCGAGAAACAGCAGCCAGGAGACGTTAA
- the LOC113691602 gene encoding protein ABSCISIC ACID-INSENSITIVE 5 isoform X1, which produces MVVTDSEMTSHGSKVESPPLQSEQQQPKNHAFASLGSQSSIYSLTLDEFQNTVCESGKNFGSMNMDEFLNSIWTAEENQAQVTSAAMVVAAANTNPNPKQLSQLGEANDAPIDQKGIITKQLSLPRQGSLTLPGPLSRKTVEEVWTEIHQSQQEHEPPSNYTNPQNSGSSQQRQITFGEMTLEDFLVRAGVVREQTQPPPSPLPQQPQQPYGGTFYQNNDTNVMGTGFVTRPVIGGSANVVGYQPMPQTGDASAAYPGSMKRGGGYAAQPTAACFGGRMGNGGSGGGYGQVQGLGMGSPVSPVSSEGLCANQMDGANPYGMDVGGMRGSGAGGGRKRIIDGPIEKVVERRQRRMIKNRESAARSRARKQAYTVELEAELNQLKEENGHLKQALAELERKRRQQQVEESKMKAQTRTQRNDDKLMRTMRRTTSSPF; this is translated from the exons atGGTTGTGACAGATTCAGAAATGACATCTCATGGTAGTAAGGTTGAGTCTCCTCCATTACAGTCAGAACAGCAGCAGCCCAAGAATCATGCATTCGCATCCCTTGGCAGTCAGTCGTCCATCTATTCGCTTACTCTGGATGAGTTTCAAAACACCGTTTGCGAGAGTGGAAAGAATTTTGGGTCGATGAATATGGACGAGTTCTTGAATAGCATCTGGACAGCTGAGGAAAATCAAGCTCAAGTCACGAGTGCGGCGATGGTAGTTGCAGCAGCAAATACCAACCCCAATCCTAAGCAATTGTCCCAGCTGGGTGAAGCCAACGATGCGCCGATAGATCAGAAGGGCATCATCACCAAGCAACTAAGCCTCCCAAGGCAAGGCTCTCTCACACTTCCGGGACCTTTATCGCGGAAAACAGTCGAGGAGGTGTGGACGGAGATTCACCAGTCTCAACAAGAACATGAGCCCCCGAGTAATTACACCAATCCGCAAAATTCGGGCTCTTCTCAGCAGCGGCAGATCACATTTGGGGAAATGACTCTGGAAGACTTTTTAGTCAGAGCAGGGGTGGTACGAGAACAGACTCAGCCACCGCCTTCGCCGTTGCCTCAGCAGCCGCAACAGCCCTACGGTGGTACTTTCTACCAAAATAACGATACCAATGTAATGGGAACTGGCTTTGTGACGAGGCCTGTCATTGGTGGCAGTGCTAACGTTGTGGGCTACCAGCCGATGCCACAAACGGGGGATGCATCTGCCGCGTATCCCGGAAGCATGAAGAGGGGCGGAGGTTATGCGGCCCAGCCAACAGCGGCCTGTTTTGGCGGCAGAATGGGAAATGGAGGGAGTGGAGGCGGATATGGGCAAGTGCAGGGATTAGGAATGGGTTCACCTGTGAGTCCGGTGTCATCCGAGGGGCTGTGTGCCAATCAGATGGATGGTGCAAACCCATACGGGATGGACGTGGGCGGAATGAGAGGCAGCGGAGCAGGCGGAGGAAGGAAACGTATCATCGACGGTCCAATAGAGAAGGTGGTGGAAAGGAGGCAGCGGAGGATGATAAAGAACAGGGAATCGGCCGCAAGGTCAAGAGCTAGAAAGCAGGCATATACCGTGGAACTGGAGGCTGAATTGAACCAGCTGAAGGAAGAGAATGGTCATCTAAAGCAGGCTTTGGCCGAgcttgagagaaaaagaaggcaaCAG CAGGTTGAAGAGTCCAAGATGAAAGCTCAGACGAGGACGCAGCGAAACGACGATAAATTGATGAGAACCATGAGGAGGACCACCAGTTCTCCTTTCTGA
- the LOC113692340 gene encoding germin-like protein subfamily 3 member 2: MFPRLELLLPLIFCLHSHLVALAWDPDPVQDFCIPNAKVGSNNARAQCKNSTEVTPDDFVFSGVKAPGNFSETGLSAKSVNPATFPGLNTLGMSFVRADLQVGGINAPHFHPRATEIAFVVQGKVYSGFVDSTNRVFAKVIEQGEVMVFPRGLVHFQMNVGESTATVFASFNSQNPGVQKIPSTIFGSGINDELLEKAFGLTLEQIGKMRRRFFPGRKG, translated from the coding sequence ATGTTTCCAAGACTGGAGCTCTTGCTTCCATTAATTTTCTGCCTCCACTCTCACCTCGTGGCATTGGCCTGGGATCCTGACCCCGTGCAAGATTTTTGCATACCCAATGCAAAAGTTGGCTCCAATAATGCCAGAGCGCAGTGCAAAAATTCAACGGAGGTTACCCCTGATGATTTCGTGTTTTCGGGTGTAAAAGCCCCTGGAAACTTCTCGGAAACTGGCCTCTCGGCAAAATCGGTCAACCCCGCCACTTTTCCGGGGCTTAACACCCTAGGAATGTCGTTTGTACGGGCAGACCTCCAGGTTGGTGGGATCAATGCTCCACATTTTCATCCCAGAGCGACGGAAATTGCATTCGTGGTGCAAGGAAAGGTTTATTCTGGCTTTGTGGATTCGACGAACCGAGTTTTTGCCAAGGTGATTGAGCAGGGAGAAGTGATGGTGTTCCCAAGGGGTCTAGTTCATTTCCAAATGAATGTTGGCGAGTCCACTGCTACCGTCTTTGCAAGTTTCAACAGCCAAAATCCAGGAGTGCAGAAAATCCCATCTACCATTTTTGGTTCCGGAATCAATGATGAGCTATTGGAGAAAGCTTTTGGGTTGACCCTCGAGCAGATTGGGAAGATGAGAAGGAGGTTCTTTCCTGGAAGGAAAGGTTAG